The DNA sequence CGGCGGCGAACTGAGCGTGATTTACATGCCGTACTACCTCTGTCGCGGCAAAGAATCGTACCTCGTCGATGCCATCAGCGGGGAAGTCAGTCCCGCCGACGATCTCGATTTGCCCGAAGTCGACGCCGCTTCGACGGAATTCGGCGCCCTCGAAATCGAACTGCATCGCTGCACCAACTGCGGCTACGAACTGCCGGAAAACGGCTCGCTGATCCAAGTCTGCGCGGAATGCGAGTCCGTGGTTCGACTTGATGCCGTTGCGAATCTGGGGAAGTTGCCGCTTGGCTTTCCGGAGCGGCAGAGTGAAGGCGACAGCTTGTTTCCGTTCTACATGTTTGACATTGCGGCAGCGGATGCAGGCAGACTTCAGAAAGCACTCTGCGGACTCAAGGAAATTCGGCAAATGGTGATCCCGGCCTTTGCGATGGGCAACTTCGAGGCGCTCTATCGGCTTGCGTCACGCATGAGTTCCGCCGGCGCGCAATCGGAGCCGATCGAATTGGCCGACTGGCCGCGCCAGTTTGCGCCGGTGACGGTCAGTATCGCCGAGGCGCAGGGCATCGCTGCCGCCGTCTACGCTCGCGCTCTGACCGGCAAGACGGACGCCATCGATTCGGCATCGTTCAACCTCGCGGCCGAACGCGTGCGCCTGCTCTTTGCGGCATTTCGTGCCGACGGCTACTTCTTCGTCGACGAATATCTGGGGGCAATCACCTTCGAGCGGGCGGCAATCAAGCCGTAACGCGCTGTCGCAGTCCGCTATTCCGCCACGAACTTCGAGAAGTCACTGCCGAAACGGCGGCAATCCTCAATCTCACCGGGGCCGGGTACCAGTCGCGCCCGTGTGCCCGGTTTCATTACCTTCAGCTTGAGCGCCTCAAGATAAGATTCCAATATTTCGATCGCCTGTCCGCCCCAGGCGTACGAGCCGAATACGGCAGTCTTCTTCCCGGTGGCGGCGACAGACGTCAGCAGATGCGCCGCATCCCAGATCGGCTTGACCACGTCGCCGGCAAAGGTCGGCGTGCCAAAGAGAATGCCGTCCGCCGACTCCAGCCAGTCGCGCAGTTCGGCGTCGTTGGATGCTGTAACATCGATCAAGTGCGGCTCGCATTTGGCCTGATCGAGCGCATCGCAGACCGCGCGCGCCATGATCGCCGTGTTGCCATAGGCGGAAGCATACAAGATCGCGATCAGCTTGCGATCAGAGCGGTGCTTCGGCTCAGTCCATTCGAGATACTTCTCGATGAACAGCTTCGGCTCAGCGCGGTTGACCAGCCCGTGCGACGGCGCGACAGTGGCGATATCCATCGCCGCGATCGCCCGCGCCGCCTTGCGCGAAAACGGTGCGAATGGCCGCATAATGCAGTCGTAATAGTACCACGCTTCGTGAATCAACAACTGGTCGCCCGGCTTGTGGAAGATCGACTCGGTCGGGCAGAAGTGCGCCGCAAAGCCGTCGCAGGAGAAGAGAATCTTGTGCTCCGGG is a window from the Candidatus Zixiibacteriota bacterium genome containing:
- a CDS encoding FprA family A-type flavoprotein translates to MSAIALAENVFWVGAKDPELRMFDLIVKTNYGTTYNSYLLRGEKVALIDAVKDGFEDQLFAAIQEILPLSKIDYLIVNHNEPDHSGAIVKLLQANPGIKLVCAKPAVPFLRNVINDEARTIEGVKGGDKLDLGGLTLEFLATPFMHWPDTMMCYNPEHKILFSCDGFAAHFCPTESIFHKPGDQLLIHEAWYYYDCIMRPFAPFSRKAARAIAAMDIATVAPSHGLVNRAEPKLFIEKYLEWTEPKHRSDRKLIAILYASAYGNTAIMARAVCDALDQAKCEPHLIDVTASNDAELRDWLESADGILFGTPTFAGDVVKPIWDAAHLLTSVAATGKKTAVFGSYAWGGQAIEILESYLEALKLKVMKPGTRARLVPGPGEIEDCRRFGSDFSKFVAE